One uncultured Caproiciproducens sp. DNA segment encodes these proteins:
- a CDS encoding TIGR01440 family protein, which yields MYDEIAAQAKTIVCELIKVAGLTAGNILVVGCSSSEISGHDIGSSSSVEIADAVFHAIYPVLKEKQIYLAAQCCEHLNRAIIIEKEVAQRDRLEIVNVVPRPKAGGSFATAAYANFEHPAAVEEVTAQAGIDIGGTLIGMHLARVAVPVRLSICRIGEANVICARTRPRFIGGDRANYDENLK from the coding sequence ATGTATGATGAAATTGCGGCGCAGGCGAAAACAATCGTCTGCGAACTGATAAAAGTAGCCGGTCTGACCGCGGGCAATATACTGGTAGTGGGATGTTCTTCAAGCGAGATCAGCGGGCATGATATCGGCTCGTCGTCAAGCGTCGAAATTGCAGACGCGGTATTCCACGCCATTTATCCCGTTTTGAAAGAGAAACAAATTTATTTGGCGGCACAGTGCTGTGAGCATTTGAACCGCGCAATTATTATTGAAAAAGAGGTCGCGCAGCGGGACCGTCTGGAAATCGTCAATGTGGTTCCCCGCCCAAAGGCAGGCGGTTCCTTTGCCACTGCGGCATACGCGAATTTTGAGCATCCCGCGGCGGTTGAGGAAGTCACCGCGCAGGCCGGAATCGACATCGGCGGCACACTCATCGGCATGCACCTTGCCAGGGTGGCCGTTCCGGTGCGTCTTTCGATTTGCAGAATCGGCGAAGCCAACGTGATTTGTGCCCGTACAAGGCCGAGATTTATCGGCGGAGACCGCGCGAACTACGACGAAAATCTGAAATAA
- the metF gene encoding methylenetetrahydrofolate reductase [NAD(P)H] yields MKISEILNSGKVTVSCELFPPKKDDDIGRVKEVVRGISALKPDFMSVTYGAGGGTSKNTTRIASEIQNCGVTALAHLTCVSSTKEEVGQILSGLKENNIDNILALRGDIPQDSAFPCAGHYRFASELVAEIKEHGGFCVGAACYPEGHVECAHREDDIGYLKQKVDSGCDFLTTQMFFDNNILYHFLYRILARGIHIPVVAGIMPVTNSGQIKRICSLSGTELPPRFKAIVDKFADKPAAMKQAGIAYATEQIIDLISNGVNAIHIYTMNKPEIAEKIMDNLSEIIR; encoded by the coding sequence ATGAAAATCAGCGAAATTTTGAACAGCGGAAAGGTAACGGTTTCCTGTGAACTGTTCCCTCCAAAAAAAGACGACGACATCGGTCGGGTGAAAGAAGTCGTACGCGGCATTTCCGCCCTCAAACCGGATTTTATGAGCGTCACCTACGGCGCGGGCGGCGGAACGTCTAAAAACACCACACGCATCGCGTCTGAAATACAGAACTGCGGGGTCACTGCGCTGGCGCACCTGACCTGTGTTTCTTCAACGAAAGAAGAGGTCGGGCAAATATTATCCGGCTTAAAAGAAAACAATATTGATAACATTCTTGCCCTGCGCGGGGACATCCCGCAGGATTCCGCTTTTCCGTGTGCGGGGCATTACCGCTTCGCCAGCGAACTGGTTGCGGAAATCAAGGAGCACGGCGGTTTCTGCGTCGGCGCGGCGTGCTATCCCGAAGGGCATGTTGAGTGCGCCCACAGGGAGGACGATATCGGTTACCTCAAGCAGAAGGTGGACAGCGGCTGTGACTTTTTAACAACGCAGATGTTTTTTGACAACAATATTCTTTATCATTTTCTATACCGCATTCTGGCAAGGGGAATTCACATTCCAGTGGTGGCGGGCATCATGCCAGTGACCAACAGCGGGCAGATCAAGCGCATCTGCTCCCTTTCCGGCACGGAGCTGCCTCCGCGCTTCAAGGCGATTGTAGACAAATTCGCCGACAAGCCCGCCGCAATGAAACAGGCCGGAATTGCCTATGCGACCGAGCAGATCATCGACCTCATTTCAAACGGAGTGAATGCGATTCATATTTACACGATGAACAAGCCGGAAATCGCTGAAAAAATAATGGATAATCTATCGGAGATTATAAGATGA
- a CDS encoding Vitamin B12 dependent methionine synthase activation subunit, which yields MMKETDEVLRYLGYRGKPADERTLQSIVSCMQDLRRMVTPRSLSLALPVDFGEGAVWLGKLKIESVDLGQHISGCEEAMLFAATLGAQADFLLERTSKIDMSRAVVMQACAAALTESVCDGFEQRLSADAAKRGLFLRPRYSPGYGDFSILHQRDILGILQCQKKIGLTMTGDSMLVPTKSVTAVIGLTTEKTSCHIAKCMGCKSVNCPFRKD from the coding sequence ATGATGAAAGAAACAGACGAAGTCCTGCGCTACCTTGGCTACCGTGGAAAACCCGCGGACGAGCGCACCCTGCAAAGCATTGTATCCTGTATGCAGGATCTCAGGCGGATGGTCACTCCCCGCAGCCTCAGCCTTGCTTTGCCGGTCGACTTCGGCGAAGGCGCGGTTTGGCTGGGAAAGCTGAAAATTGAAAGCGTTGATCTCGGGCAGCATATCAGCGGCTGCGAGGAGGCGATGTTGTTCGCCGCGACACTCGGCGCACAGGCGGATTTTCTGTTGGAGCGCACCTCTAAAATCGACATGAGCCGCGCTGTGGTGATGCAGGCGTGTGCCGCCGCCCTGACGGAGAGCGTCTGCGACGGCTTTGAACAGAGGCTTTCTGCCGATGCGGCAAAACGCGGGCTTTTTTTAAGGCCGCGCTACAGTCCCGGTTACGGCGACTTTTCCATTCTGCATCAGCGCGATATTCTGGGCATTCTGCAATGCCAGAAAAAAATCGGCCTGACCATGACGGGTGACAGCATGCTTGTGCCGACAAAGTCCGTTACGGCGGTCATCGGATTGACCACGGAAAAGACAAGCTGTCACATCGCAAAATGTATGGGCTGTAAATCCGTTAACTGTCCGTTCAGAAAGGATTGA
- a CDS encoding homocysteine S-methyltransferase family protein has product MKILEDLGKRMLFFDGGMGTLLQENGLGPGELPELWNLTRPELIEDIHRRYRAAGADILKTNTFGANPIKLSGCVHSTEEIVTAAVGLAKKAASGALIAMDIGPTGKLLKPLGDLDFEDAVSAFAQAAAAGEKAGADFILIETMSDTYECKAAVLAAKESTRLPVFVTVVVDEQGKLLTGGDIASTVAVLEGLGADAVGLNCGFGPELMRKLLPQMTAVSSVPIIINPNAGLPYTVGDQTVFDVKPEAFSATMEEIAKEGAWMVGGCCGTTPDYIEAVVRRCKNIRPLPIAPKNRTVVSSFAKAVVFGEKPVLIGERINPTGKSKLKQALRDNDMDYLLREAITQQENGAHILDVNVGLPEIDEPALLRRAVIEIQSVADLPLQLDTSDPIAMEGAMRIYNGKPLINSVNGKAESMEAIFPLVKKYGGAVIALTLDETGIPETAQGRLAIAEKIVKTAAAYGIEKKDLIFDTLAMTISAGQENAAVTLEALRLIRDRLRINTSLGVSNISFGLPQREHINAAFFTMALQNGLSAAIVNPNSTAMMDAYHAYCALSGKDEQCMAYIARYSGQKTQAVSGELSLLEAVAKGLKESARSAAVKLLETAEPLEIINTQMIPALDQVGKDFEQGVLFLPQLLMSAEAAKSAFEVIRGKMTVNGEHTKKEKIILATVKGDIHDIGKNIVKVLLENYSYDMIDLGKDVPPEKVAEAAEKDGVKLVGLSALMTTTVANMAETIRLLNERVPDCKVMVGGAVLTPEYAKQIHADSYSKDAMGAVHYAQKLFGGE; this is encoded by the coding sequence ATGAAGATACTGGAAGATCTGGGAAAACGCATGCTCTTTTTTGACGGGGGCATGGGCACTCTTTTACAGGAAAACGGCCTTGGGCCCGGCGAACTGCCGGAGCTGTGGAACCTGACCCGCCCAGAGCTGATTGAAGATATTCACAGGCGGTACCGCGCCGCCGGCGCGGACATCCTGAAAACGAACACCTTCGGCGCAAATCCGATTAAGCTTTCCGGCTGCGTCCACAGTACGGAGGAAATCGTCACCGCGGCGGTGGGGCTTGCCAAAAAAGCAGCCTCCGGCGCGCTGATTGCCATGGATATCGGTCCGACGGGCAAGCTGCTGAAACCGCTCGGCGACCTTGATTTTGAAGATGCCGTTTCCGCTTTTGCACAGGCCGCCGCCGCGGGGGAAAAAGCCGGTGCGGATTTCATTTTGATAGAAACCATGAGCGACACCTACGAATGTAAGGCCGCCGTTCTCGCGGCGAAAGAGAGCACCCGTCTGCCGGTTTTTGTGACGGTTGTCGTGGATGAACAGGGGAAATTACTGACCGGAGGCGACATCGCTTCCACCGTCGCGGTTCTGGAAGGTCTGGGCGCGGACGCGGTCGGACTGAACTGCGGATTCGGCCCGGAGCTAATGAGAAAGCTGCTCCCGCAGATGACGGCGGTAAGTTCCGTACCAATCATCATCAACCCCAACGCGGGACTGCCGTACACGGTCGGTGATCAAACTGTTTTTGACGTAAAGCCGGAAGCATTCTCCGCCACCATGGAAGAAATCGCAAAAGAGGGCGCATGGATGGTGGGCGGATGCTGCGGCACAACGCCGGACTATATCGAAGCCGTCGTGCGGCGGTGCAAAAACATCCGGCCGCTTCCGATTGCGCCGAAAAACCGGACGGTGGTTTCTTCTTTTGCGAAAGCGGTTGTGTTCGGCGAAAAACCGGTCCTGATCGGCGAACGCATCAACCCGACGGGTAAATCAAAATTAAAACAGGCTCTGCGTGACAATGACATGGATTACCTGCTGAGAGAGGCAATTACCCAGCAGGAAAACGGCGCGCATATTCTCGACGTGAACGTCGGCTTGCCGGAAATTGACGAACCCGCCCTTCTGCGCCGCGCGGTTATCGAGATTCAGAGCGTGGCAGACCTTCCGCTTCAGCTTGACACCTCCGACCCGATTGCCATGGAAGGAGCCATGCGGATTTATAACGGGAAACCGCTCATTAATTCGGTAAACGGGAAAGCGGAATCCATGGAGGCGATTTTCCCGCTTGTAAAAAAATACGGCGGGGCCGTCATTGCGCTCACGCTGGACGAAACCGGTATTCCGGAAACGGCGCAGGGCAGGCTTGCGATTGCGGAAAAGATCGTGAAAACGGCGGCGGCGTACGGAATTGAGAAAAAGGACCTGATTTTCGATACGCTGGCTATGACCATCAGTGCGGGGCAGGAAAACGCGGCGGTCACACTGGAAGCCCTGCGCCTTATCCGCGACCGTCTGAGAATAAACACCTCGCTCGGCGTTTCCAATATTTCCTTCGGACTGCCCCAGCGGGAGCATATCAACGCCGCGTTTTTCACCATGGCGCTGCAAAACGGACTGAGCGCGGCCATCGTCAACCCCAATTCCACCGCGATGATGGACGCTTACCATGCGTACTGTGCGCTGAGCGGAAAAGACGAGCAGTGCATGGCGTATATCGCCCGGTATTCCGGTCAAAAAACACAGGCTGTTTCCGGGGAACTGTCGCTTTTGGAGGCGGTGGCCAAAGGGCTGAAAGAGAGCGCGCGTTCGGCGGCGGTCAAGCTGCTTGAAACGGCCGAACCGCTTGAAATCATCAATACTCAGATGATTCCCGCGCTGGATCAGGTGGGAAAGGATTTTGAGCAGGGCGTTTTGTTCCTTCCCCAGCTTTTGATGAGCGCGGAGGCCGCCAAATCTGCGTTTGAGGTCATTCGCGGCAAAATGACCGTCAACGGAGAGCACACAAAAAAAGAAAAAATCATTCTAGCGACCGTCAAAGGTGATATTCATGACATCGGCAAGAATATTGTAAAGGTTCTGTTGGAAAACTATAGCTATGACATGATAGATTTAGGGAAGGATGTGCCTCCCGAAAAGGTGGCGGAGGCAGCGGAGAAAGACGGCGTGAAGCTGGTCGGACTCAGTGCGCTGATGACGACCACCGTCGCCAACATGGCGGAAACCATCCGTTTGCTGAACGAGCGGGTGCCGGATTGCAAAGTGATGGTCGGCGGCGCCGTACTGACGCCGGAATATGCGAAGCAGATTCACGCCGATTCTTATTCAAAGGACGCCATGGGCGCGGTGCATTACGCACAGAAGCTGTTCGGCGGGGAATAA
- the sdaAA gene encoding L-serine ammonia-lyase, iron-sulfur-dependent, subunit alpha, with protein MGIYYSVEDLVEESVRENRKISQIVLTDQARELGKPESEVYGTMLESFRVMQQSVKDGIDPDMRSVSGLSGGGAYKMKRAVESGNSLCGKVFGSALVRALAVSESNACMGKIVAAPTAGSCGIIPAALLTIMEDRELPEHDVVMSLFTASAFGMVIANNASISGAQGGCQAECGSASAMAAAALTELAGGTPQMAEHACAIALKNILGLVCDPVAGLVEIPCIKRNAMGVANAFVGAELALAGIESAIPADEVIIAMKRIGDALPKSLKETSEGGLAATPTGKRLKKQIFGDA; from the coding sequence ATGGGAATTTATTATTCTGTGGAAGATCTGGTTGAAGAGTCCGTACGGGAAAATCGTAAAATATCGCAGATTGTGCTGACCGATCAGGCACGCGAGCTGGGAAAACCCGAATCGGAAGTATATGGCACCATGCTGGAAAGCTTCCGCGTAATGCAGCAGTCCGTCAAGGACGGTATTGATCCGGACATGCGCTCGGTAAGCGGCCTTTCGGGCGGCGGCGCGTATAAAATGAAACGCGCGGTAGAAAGCGGGAACAGCCTTTGCGGCAAAGTTTTCGGCAGCGCGCTCGTCCGCGCGCTGGCGGTTTCAGAAAGCAACGCCTGCATGGGCAAAATCGTTGCCGCGCCCACGGCGGGTTCCTGCGGCATTATCCCGGCGGCTCTGCTGACAATCATGGAGGACCGTGAACTTCCGGAGCACGACGTTGTCATGTCGCTGTTCACCGCCTCCGCGTTCGGCATGGTGATTGCCAACAACGCGAGCATTTCCGGCGCACAGGGCGGATGTCAGGCGGAATGCGGCAGCGCTTCGGCCATGGCCGCGGCGGCGCTGACCGAACTGGCCGGCGGAACACCGCAGATGGCGGAGCACGCCTGCGCGATCGCGCTGAAAAACATTCTGGGCCTTGTCTGCGACCCGGTCGCGGGGCTTGTGGAAATTCCCTGCATTAAGCGCAATGCCATGGGCGTGGCCAACGCGTTTGTGGGCGCGGAGCTTGCGCTCGCCGGGATTGAAAGCGCCATCCCCGCCGACGAAGTGATTATCGCCATGAAACGGATCGGCGACGCGCTGCCTAAGAGTTTGAAAGAAACCTCTGAAGGCGGACTTGCCGCCACGCCGACCGGAAAACGGCTGAAAAAGCAGATATTCGGTGATGCTTAA
- the sdaAB gene encoding L-serine ammonia-lyase, iron-sulfur-dependent subunit beta, which produces MNVFDIIGPVMIGPSSSHTAGAVRIGRIAGALLDGVPVRAHILLHGSFAKTYRGHGTDKALVAGIMGMSPSDIRIRDSLELAKARHLEVVFEKAEIEGAHPNTAIITLTDAQGRTATLQGASVGGGNIVISEINGMKVDVTGQQTTLLILHRDVPGVIAHVTNYIAGQGVNIGNFKLTRSHRGETALMTIEVDGTFSRESNAGIEKLQDVIRSTILRPD; this is translated from the coding sequence ATGAATGTCTTTGATATTATCGGACCGGTTATGATCGGCCCGTCAAGCTCCCACACGGCAGGCGCCGTGCGCATTGGCCGGATTGCCGGCGCACTTTTGGACGGCGTACCCGTTCGCGCCCATATTCTTTTACACGGCTCGTTTGCAAAAACCTACCGGGGACACGGAACGGACAAGGCCCTCGTGGCGGGAATCATGGGCATGTCGCCCAGCGACATCCGCATCAGGGACAGTCTGGAGCTGGCAAAGGCACGGCATCTTGAAGTCGTTTTTGAAAAAGCCGAAATTGAAGGCGCGCACCCAAACACAGCAATTATTACCCTTACGGACGCGCAGGGCCGAACCGCGACTTTGCAGGGCGCTTCCGTCGGCGGCGGCAACATCGTCATCAGCGAAATCAACGGGATGAAGGTGGATGTCACCGGGCAGCAGACCACCCTTTTAATTTTACACAGGGACGTTCCGGGCGTCATCGCACACGTTACGAACTACATTGCCGGTCAGGGGGTCAACATCGGGAATTTCAAACTGACCCGCAGCCACAGAGGTGAAACCGCGCTGATGACCATTGAGGTAGACGGCACGTTCAGCCGCGAAAGCAACGCGGGCATTGAAAAGCTGCAGGATGTCATCCGTTCCACCATCCTGCGTCCCGACTGA
- a CDS encoding MarR family transcriptional regulator, producing the protein MNNEYSQINDFLVKVFNEVLRTEETSLKTKESHNLSMREMHVIEAVCDGTQAGKNTASDIALSQRITAGTLTTTINTLEKKGFVARHQDQRDKRVVRIFPTDKGESVNEVHSSFHHKMVSAIMSAMNEDELAMFVKGLAAVKNFLESNKE; encoded by the coding sequence TTGAATAATGAATATTCTCAGATCAATGATTTTCTCGTCAAGGTGTTTAATGAAGTATTAAGGACTGAGGAAACAAGTCTGAAAACCAAGGAGTCCCACAATCTGTCCATGCGTGAAATGCATGTTATCGAAGCGGTATGCGACGGTACACAGGCGGGGAAAAACACGGCTTCCGATATTGCCCTTTCACAGCGGATTACGGCCGGCACGCTGACGACCACCATTAACACGCTGGAGAAAAAAGGCTTTGTCGCAAGGCATCAGGATCAGCGTGACAAAAGGGTTGTACGGATTTTTCCGACGGATAAGGGAGAAAGCGTGAATGAAGTTCATTCCTCATTTCACCACAAGATGGTTTCCGCCATCATGTCCGCAATGAATGAGGACGAACTGGCCATGTTTGTAAAAGGGTTGGCTGCGGTGAAGAATTTTTTAGAAAGCAACAAAGAATAG
- a CDS encoding DegV family protein — protein sequence MAIKIITDSTSDIPFDSQAEMGIEIVPLSVHFGEKEYIDGVSLTKPQFFKMLRECEELPTTAQVNPERFEKIFKKYVDNGDEVIGIFISSKLSGTYQSAGIAKNMLEAKNIQLIDSLSVSFGLALQVHEAIKMRDAGCSAAEICSVIEELKTRQKFFAIIDTMKFLKMGGRLSASSAFFGSMLHIKPIVAIEDGAIVAFDKKKGLKAAALRIAEKMKEDKPDPQREIVFGDTDTPEVANMLKEAASEAADVTNSETVEIGTVVGTHGGPGCVGVSYIAQSNG from the coding sequence ATGGCTATTAAAATTATAACGGACAGCACATCGGATATTCCTTTTGACAGTCAGGCCGAAATGGGAATTGAAATTGTTCCCCTCAGCGTCCATTTCGGTGAAAAAGAATATATTGACGGGGTCAGTCTTACAAAACCGCAGTTTTTTAAAATGCTCCGTGAATGTGAGGAACTGCCCACCACTGCACAGGTGAACCCTGAAAGGTTTGAAAAAATCTTTAAAAAATATGTTGATAACGGGGACGAGGTCATCGGTATATTTATTTCGAGCAAGCTGAGCGGCACATACCAGTCAGCGGGCATTGCGAAAAATATGCTTGAAGCCAAGAATATACAGCTGATTGATTCGCTGTCCGTCAGCTTCGGGCTGGCGCTGCAGGTGCACGAGGCGATTAAAATGCGCGACGCCGGGTGTTCAGCCGCAGAAATTTGCAGCGTGATTGAAGAACTAAAAACGCGGCAGAAGTTTTTCGCCATTATTGACACAATGAAATTTTTAAAAATGGGCGGCAGACTGTCCGCTTCTTCCGCATTTTTCGGTTCCATGCTCCATATCAAGCCGATTGTTGCCATTGAAGACGGCGCGATCGTCGCTTTTGACAAAAAGAAGGGACTTAAGGCAGCCGCTCTGCGCATTGCGGAAAAAATGAAGGAAGACAAACCCGACCCGCAGCGTGAAATCGTTTTTGGGGATACCGACACGCCCGAAGTGGCAAATATGCTGAAAGAGGCAGCCTCCGAAGCAGCGGACGTCACCAACAGCGAGACGGTTGAAATCGGGACTGTCGTCGGTACACACGGCGGTCCGGGATGCGTGGGCGTGTCTTATATCGCTCAGTCGAACGGCTGA
- a CDS encoding beta-ketoacyl-ACP synthase III has protein sequence MSFNIIGTGSAFPACSKTNEELSLLIDTSDEWISTRTGIKSRHISTTETLTDFAAEAARRALDDASTAAGELDLIICSTARGDHITPSLACEIQERLGATCPAFDLNAACTGFVYALDVAFSYFSAHRAKKILIVAAEAMSKLLDWQDRSTCVLFGDGAGAAVLAPGDSLLSIKIGAKGEVDPLYIENTQGNCPYSQIKPAHQYLKMNGKDVYKFAVSSMCGDLADVIREAGLTQDDIDYVLPHQANLRIIEAAKSKLSIAPEKYRFNIDRFGNTSSASIPVLLDEMNRAGELQTGNILALTAFGGGMTTGACIIRWSGNANPDNRKNKGGDSI, from the coding sequence ATGAGTTTTAATATAATCGGTACCGGAAGCGCGTTCCCGGCATGTTCCAAGACAAACGAAGAACTGTCGCTTCTGATTGACACTTCGGATGAATGGATTTCCACACGAACAGGGATTAAAAGCAGGCATATTTCCACGACCGAGACCCTGACCGATTTTGCAGCCGAGGCGGCAAGGCGCGCGCTGGACGACGCTTCCACAGCGGCCGGGGAACTGGATTTAATTATCTGCTCTACCGCGCGCGGGGACCATATTACGCCGTCGCTTGCATGCGAGATTCAGGAAAGGCTTGGCGCAACCTGCCCGGCATTCGATTTGAACGCCGCCTGCACCGGTTTTGTTTATGCGCTGGATGTCGCGTTTTCCTATTTTTCGGCGCACAGGGCAAAAAAAATACTGATCGTTGCGGCGGAAGCCATGTCAAAGCTACTGGACTGGCAGGACCGTTCCACCTGTGTACTTTTTGGCGACGGTGCAGGCGCCGCGGTATTGGCACCGGGCGACAGCCTGTTATCGATTAAAATAGGCGCTAAAGGTGAAGTTGATCCGCTGTATATTGAAAACACACAGGGCAACTGCCCGTATTCCCAAATAAAACCCGCTCATCAATATTTAAAAATGAACGGGAAAGATGTTTATAAATTTGCGGTTTCCTCCATGTGCGGCGATTTAGCCGATGTCATCCGCGAAGCCGGATTAACGCAGGACGATATTGACTATGTACTGCCCCATCAGGCAAACCTGCGGATTATAGAAGCGGCGAAAAGCAAACTCTCCATTGCGCCGGAAAAATACCGGTTCAATATCGACCGCTTTGGAAACACCTCCTCCGCGAGTATCCCCGTTCTGCTCGATGAAATGAATCGTGCCGGGGAACTTCAAACGGGCAATATCCTGGCGCTGACCGCTTTTGGCGGCGGTATGACCACCGGCGCCTGTATCATCAGATGGAGCGGGAATGCAAATCCGGATAACAGAAAAAATAAAGGCGGGGATTCTATATGA
- the fabK gene encoding enoyl-[acyl-carrier-protein] reductase FabK produces MIKTPLCELLGIEYPIIQGGMAWIADASLAAAVSNGGGLGLISAMNANAEWLKSEIRKAKTLTDKPFGVNIMLMSPYAEEVARLVIDEGVPVVTTGAGNPSQYMGAWMEAGVKVIPVVPSTGMAKRVTRGGAVAVIAEGCESGGHIGELTTMTLLPQVCDAVDIPVIAAGGIANGRGIAAAFLLGAVGVQVGTRFLVANECGVHQNYKDKILHAKDIDTLTTGKRTGHPVRALKTSFTREFAKKEYDASVTNEELNAFGAGALRLAAVEGDVKNGCFMAGQIAAIVNKEQPAAEIIREMFGEAETVLGGAGRWVK; encoded by the coding sequence ATGATAAAAACACCACTGTGTGAACTGCTTGGAATTGAATATCCCATTATTCAGGGAGGTATGGCGTGGATTGCGGATGCTTCTCTTGCGGCCGCTGTTTCAAACGGCGGCGGGCTGGGTCTGATTTCGGCGATGAACGCGAACGCGGAGTGGCTGAAAAGCGAAATCCGCAAGGCAAAAACCCTGACGGATAAACCGTTTGGGGTCAATATTATGCTGATGAGCCCTTACGCCGAGGAGGTTGCCCGGCTTGTGATTGACGAGGGCGTTCCCGTCGTCACGACCGGCGCGGGGAACCCGTCGCAGTATATGGGCGCATGGATGGAAGCGGGCGTCAAGGTGATTCCCGTGGTGCCGTCAACCGGCATGGCAAAGCGGGTCACCCGTGGCGGCGCAGTCGCCGTTATTGCCGAAGGCTGCGAGTCGGGCGGACATATCGGCGAGCTGACCACTATGACCTTGCTTCCGCAGGTGTGCGACGCGGTGGATATCCCTGTGATTGCGGCGGGCGGCATTGCAAACGGCAGGGGAATTGCGGCGGCCTTTCTGCTCGGCGCGGTCGGCGTGCAGGTCGGCACCCGGTTTTTGGTGGCGAACGAATGCGGCGTGCATCAAAATTATAAGGATAAAATCCTTCATGCAAAGGATATTGACACCCTGACGACCGGCAAACGGACAGGGCATCCGGTCAGGGCGCTGAAAACCAGCTTTACCAGAGAGTTTGCGAAAAAAGAATATGACGCTTCGGTTACCAATGAGGAACTGAATGCGTTCGGCGCGGGCGCGCTTCGTCTTGCCGCTGTGGAAGGCGACGTGAAAAACGGATGCTTTATGGCGGGCCAGATTGCTGCAATTGTAAATAAGGAGCAGCCCGCGGCGGAAATTATCCGCGAAATGTTCGGTGAAGCGGAAACTGTTTTGGGCGGTGCGGGCAGATGGGTAAAATAG
- a CDS encoding ACP S-malonyltransferase — protein MGKIAFVFSGQGTQYSGMGKDLCENSPAAKGVFDCADNIRTGTSAQCFGGSQEELSQTINTQPCVFCVDLAAAQYLKAERILPSAVAGFSLGEVAALTFAGAFDMDTGFQFVCKRAAFMQDAAEKHQSGMAAVLKLPVEAVQELCGRHENTYPVNYNCKGQTVVALPKSALGDFCKEVQAAGGRAVPLAVSGGFHSPFMDGAAQKLLAELETTDVRRPLLPVYSNVNAMPYGDEMKATISKQVNHPVYWQKSIENMIADGIDTFVEVGPGKTLCGLIKKISPLVRVLNVENSADAQAVLQELRRTPC, from the coding sequence ATGGGTAAAATAGCGTTTGTATTTTCGGGACAGGGGACGCAGTACAGCGGCATGGGCAAAGATCTTTGCGAAAACAGTCCCGCCGCGAAAGGGGTGTTTGACTGTGCCGACAACATCCGCACCGGAACCTCCGCGCAGTGCTTCGGCGGTTCGCAGGAGGAGCTTTCCCAGACCATCAACACGCAGCCCTGTGTTTTCTGTGTGGATTTGGCGGCGGCGCAGTACCTGAAGGCCGAAAGGATTCTTCCGAGCGCGGTCGCCGGTTTTTCGCTGGGCGAAGTCGCCGCGCTGACTTTTGCCGGTGCGTTCGACATGGACACGGGATTTCAGTTTGTCTGTAAACGGGCGGCTTTTATGCAGGACGCGGCTGAAAAACATCAAAGCGGCATGGCGGCGGTGCTCAAGCTGCCGGTGGAAGCGGTGCAGGAGCTTTGTGGACGGCATGAAAATACGTATCCGGTCAATTATAACTGCAAAGGGCAGACCGTCGTCGCGCTTCCCAAAAGTGCGCTCGGCGATTTTTGCAAAGAAGTGCAGGCAGCGGGCGGCAGAGCCGTTCCACTGGCGGTCAGCGGCGGATTTCACTCCCCGTTCATGGACGGGGCGGCGCAAAAGCTTCTGGCAGAATTGGAAACGACAGACGTGCGTCGGCCCCTACTGCCGGTTTATTCCAATGTGAACGCAATGCCCTACGGGGATGAAATGAAAGCGACCATATCAAAACAGGTAAATCATCCTGTTTACTGGCAGAAGTCGATTGAAAATATGATCGCGGACGGAATAGATACCTTTGTTGAAGTTGGCCCGGGGAAAACCCTGTGCGGCCTCATTAAAAAAATTTCTCCGCTGGTGCGTGTGCTGAATGTTGAAAACAGCGCGGACGCACAGGCGGTGCTACAGGAATTAAGGAGGACTCCATGCTGA